A genomic segment from Andrena cerasifolii isolate SP2316 chromosome 7, iyAndCera1_principal, whole genome shotgun sequence encodes:
- the LOC143371840 gene encoding uncharacterized protein LOC143371840, with product MSTNGLKMLKKNNPYPQGMRCQKCLELGHWSYECKGKRKYVHRSSRTTQLKKALKTQEDSNTEEQKKEVKKSRLQKKMKKASSSSSDTNSSADNSSSSSSNDSSSSSSSSDSELDSNDSVSSISSGSSSISSGSSCTSGSSSSNNCSKSK from the exons ATGAGTACGAACGGcttaaaaatgttgaagaaaaa CAATCCATATCCGCAAGGAATGCGATGTCAGAAATGTCTGGAATTAGGACATTGGAGTTATGAATGCAAAGGAAAAAGGAAGTATGTACACAGATCTTCGCGTACTACGCAATTGAAGAAGGCTTTGAAGACACAGGAAGATTCTAATAC GGAGGAGCAGAAGAAGGAAGTTAAGAAGAGCCGTttacagaagaaaatgaagaaggcTTCTAGCAGTTCCAGTGATACAAATTCTAGCGCTGATAACAGCAGCTCTAGCAGCAGTAATGATAGCAGTAGTAGTAGCTCATCCTCGGACAGTGAATTGGACTCTAATGACAGTGTTTCTAGTATTAGCAGTGGCAGTAGTAGTATTAGCAGTGGCAGTAGTTGTACTAGTGGAAGTAGCAGCAGTAATAACTGTTCGAAGAGTAAGTAA
- the Ceng1a gene encoding centaurin gamma 1A isoform X1, protein MKMTSEQSGHDHSLAIRQEIQRFESVHPSIYAIYDLIDLISDTHIAKQIREHVVAIEDSFVNSHEWTLARDVPELHLGIIGSSDSGKSALVHRYLTGSFMHEESPEGGRFKKEVFINDQSYLLLIRDEGGVPESQFSAWIDALLLVFSLESEESFSIVCSFYNRMCSFRNMSEVPKILVGVQDSINDSNPRVIKDVRPRKLACDLRCPYYETCAMYGLNVERVFQDVCQKIIQRISAKHYRCNGQPTADNEIKYPVPMIAKNVQLLAKDMEATNSSKVNTSDKDDDSRSLHSSSTQNDSGAISDNFHNVQNQHGDLKSSILTPTTIRKFRRKSNIFTPSKKEKYNMGEMGVGREIPVKQGYLFKRSSKSLKEWKKKYVTLLEDGRLTYHSSLHDYMNDTNGKEILLQYVTVKVPGKTPKGSKSSNAQEDSFEFSIISLENKTWHFEANNAEDRDSWISAIEQQILSSLQNSDGDKKNETEAFKMHCIKNKVSGNEACVDCGAPNPDWASLNLGVLVCIECSGIHRNLGSHISKVRSLDLDDWSAGQLSVMLALGNDIANSVWEYCLNGKQKPNSDSPREEKEQWIRWKYEDKVFLPPINPNISLGKLLIDSVCRGDMRAFTLCLARCSCEDINMSVSVEDLRTPLHLACATGNLAMAQLLIWHKANPHNLDHEGRTCMSYVRALERTLDNSSDSMEMQKLLEVLEQASVSGVDDVETSQY, encoded by the exons ATGAAAATGACAAGTGAGCAGAGCGGGCACGATCATTCCCTTGCGATTAGACAAGAAATACAACGTTTCGAAAGCGTTCATCCGTCGATATATGCTATTTACGACTTAATAGACCTCATATCTGACACACACATTGCAAAGCAGATCCGCGAACATGTTGTCGCAATCGAAG ATTCCTTCGTGAATAGTCACGAGTGGACATTGGCTAGAGATGTTCCGGAATTACATTTAGGGATCATTGGTTCGTCCGACTCGGGGAAGTCAGCTTTAGTTCATAGATACCTGACTGGTTCGTTTATGCACGAGGAATCTCCAGAGGGCGGTCGCTTCAAAAAGGAAGTCTTTATCAATGATCAGAGTTATCTCCTATTAATTAGAGATGAGGGTGGAGTACCAGAGTCACAA TTTTCTGCTTGGATAGATGCTTTATTACTCGTGTTTAGTTTAGAGAGCGAGGAAAGTTTCTCTATAGTTTGCAGTTTCTATAATAGAATGTGTTCGTTTCGAAACATGTCAGAGGTACCAAAAATACTTGTAGGGGTACAAg ATTCAATTAATGATTCTAATCCCCGCGTTATAAAAGACGTTAGACCACGAAAATTGGCGTGCGACCTAAGGTGTCCTTATTACGAAACATGTGCTATGTATGGTTTAAACGTTGAGAGGGTTTTTCAAGATG TGTGTCAAAAAATTATACAACGTATATCCGCAAAGCATTATCGATGTAACGGGCAGCCAACGGCGgacaatgaaataaaatatccCGTTCCAATGATTGCCAAGAATGTACAGCTTCTTGCCAAAGACATGGAAGCGACAAATTCATCAAAAGTAAAT ACATCTGACAAAGACGACGATTCCCGATCTCTTCATAGTAGTTCTACTCAAAATGATTCTGGAGCAATAAGTGATAATTTTCATAATGTGCAGAACCAGCACGGTGATCTTAAATCCTCAATTTTAACTCCAACTACTATCAG gaaatttaggAGAAAATCTAATATCTTTACCCCGTcaaagaaagaaaagtacaATATGGGTGAAATGGGTGTCGGTAGAGAAATACCAGTGAAACAAGGATACTTATTTAAACGCAGTAGTAAATCTTTAAAGGAATGGAAAAAGAAATATGTTACATTACTGGAAGATGGTCGTTTAACTTATCATTCCAGCTTACAC GATTATATGAACGATACTAATggtaaagaaatattattacaatatgTAACCGTAAAAGTGCCTGGAAAGACGCCTAAGGGTTCTAAATCATCCAATGCTCAAG aggatagttttgaattttctattatttcgtTAGAAAATAAGACATGGCATTTCGAAGCAAATAATGCCGAAGATAGGGACAGTTGGATCTCTGCCATAGAGCAACAGATTTTGTCAAGTTTACAGAATAGTGACGGCGATAAAAAGAACGAAACTGAAGCTTTTAAAATgcattgtataaaaaataaagtatcAGGAAATGAAGCGTGCGTTGACTGTGGTGCACCTA ATCCAGATTGGGCTAGTCTAAACCTAGGTGTGTTAGTATGCATCGAATGCTCAGGAATACACAGAAATCTAGGTTCACACATATCGAAAGTTAGATCACTGGATTTAGACGATTGGTC CGCAGGTCAATTGAGTGTAATGTTAGCCCTTGGTAATGACATAGCGAATAGTGTTTGGGAATATTGTTTGAACGGGAAGCAAAAGCCAAATTCAGATTCTCCTAGAGAAGAGAAGGAGCAGTGGATCAGATGGAAATACGAGGATAAAGTCTTTCTACCTCCAATTAACCCAAACATTTCTTTAGGGAAATTGCTTATTGATTCAGTTTGCCG GGGTGATATGAGAGCATTTACATTGTGCTTGGCCAGATGTAGTTGCGAAGACATTAACATGTCTGTCAGTGTGGAAGATTTAAGGACACCTCTCCATTTGGCTTGTGCCACCGGGAATTTAGCTATGGCACAACTTCTAATATGG CATAAAGCAAATCCACACAATTTAGACCACGAAGGACGTACGTGTATGTCATATGTACGGGCACTTGAAAGAACGCTTGACAATTCATCGGATTCTATGGAAATGCAGAAGCTTCTCGAAGTACTTGAACAAGCTAGCGTTTCTGGTGTAGATGACGTAGAGACGTCTCAGTATTAA
- the LOC143371839 gene encoding uncharacterized protein LOC143371839, whose protein sequence is MENANFFELGYFINNQLKRDIDIIKNEMTLVRNKNIEENIRNATITLNDLRSLSEEILDILRSISTLENSQNICNIATHQEPNSTSTSKEFMSAKKLFKRPNTRACVAVGKKPTTTVNKIIERPKEVHSCHKVKDKTKLGKFVMKEHSLVSLKFERELRKLE, encoded by the exons ATGGAGAATGCAAACTTCTTTGAACTTGgatatttcattaataatc AATTAAAACGCGATattgatattattaaaaatgagatGACGCTCGTTCGTAACAAAAACATTgaagaaaatataagaaatgcTACAATTACTTTAAATGATTTAAGATCATTATCAGAAGAAATATTAGACATCCTGAG ATCAATCAGTACGTTAGAAAATTCTCAGAATATTTGTAATATAGCTACACATCAAGAGCCAAATAGTACAAGCACAAGCAAAGAATTCATGAGTGctaaaaaactgtttaaaagACCCAATACGCGTGCTTGTGTGGCAGTTGGAAAAAAGCCCACAACTACtgtaaacaaaataattgaGAGACCTAAAGAAGTACACAGC TGCCACAAAGTAAAAGATAAGACAAAGCTTGGCAAATTTGTCATGAAAGAACATAGCCTGGTTTCTCTTAAATTTGAACGCGAACTGAGGAAATTAGAATAA
- the LOC143371831 gene encoding protein zwilch homolog produces MVYELDTLRKVLGPSIKVNTICLSYVARIFPEYKDSPCVILYKEQLTDFVNDHSECADADQTSQYDITGSPLNYSFHDDDFEDSIIFTKQNWSEKEEKYLPLSRTAACNALNACIEFINDAFPPIFALCNGKDQKESRLLGTIVKGGWFTTIEICSAGFKTLDAIKDASSIIQEHLNVLHVHEYDVTISALNTFDLFGTKAEMINWKEFAKCNFEGSLSAEVNAHSLALYPPTRTANNDLIAQVVTGSINSPLKGLWEQLLLLNQYLNIIEEYKRNITSCYTPSPLEFPHDFTSPYKEEHDTVRKNLNLLLDGDYSFKSPRDSKLYAMSLNEENFENDIKIEQYIKNLPFRYNLDFTDFLWELLIQNSNYFEMTECIHTVLKEILINDRLVQVNSKNPTRFAKIISGTHQKLISHLLSGSLPLEYAIDIGFEKMCSDYVYVLTSARFSELRDIQQKLENVSSGEFTVESYRRKLIRMAQIHVCLEFMLLLQENLECPTDDLRSIFLSVFKQYVCKDSPIQNYHDLHENTIYNLTVPLPTAVIHTLNKEVLTTRRILLSSESKLSRLTTVKYYSRLPIFPTRIYPLDDPSVTEEAYYVTSATCSSNKYK; encoded by the exons ATGGTGTATGAACTGGACACGTTACGAAAGGTTTTAGGTCCATCTATAAAAGTAAATACAATTTGCTTATCGTACGTGGCTCGAATTTTCCCGGAATACAAAGATTCGCCGtgcgttattttatataaagaa CAACTTACAGACTTCGTCAACGATCATTCGGAATGTGCTGACGCCGATCAAACGTCTC AATATGATATCACTGGTTCGCCCTTAAACTACTCATTCCATGATGATGATTTTGAGGATAGTATTATTTTCACGAAGCAAAATTGGTCGGAAAAGGAAGAGAAATATTTACCGTTAAGCAGAACAGCAGCATG TAATGCATTGAATGCATGTATCGAGTTTATAAATGATGCCTTCCCCCCAATATTTGCACTTTGCAATGGTAAAGATCAGAAAGAGAGTAGATTACTAGGCACGATCGTTAAAGGAGGATGGTTTACTACAATTGAAATTTGTTCAGCCGGTTTCAAGACCCTTGATGCCATTAAAGATGCTTCGTCAATTATTCAAGAGCATTTAAATGTTTTGCATGTACACGAGTACGAC GTTACTATATCCGCACTAAACACTTTCGATTTATTTGGAACAAAAGCAGAAATGATTAATTGGAAGGAGTTTGCAAAATGCAATTTTGAAGGAAGTTTATCTGCAGAAGTAAATGCGCATAGTCTGGCATTATATCCACCCACAAGAACCGCAAACAATGACTTG ATTGCCCAAGTTGTTACAGGATCGATTAATAGTCCTTTGAAAGGGTTATGGGAGCAATTGTTGTTATTGAATCAGTACTTGAATATAATagaagaatataaaagaaatatcactTCTTGTTATACTCCGTCACCCTTAGAATTTCCACATGATTTTACAAGTCCATATAAGGAG GAACACGATACTGTAAGGAAGAACTTAAATCTTTTGCTAGATGGGGATTACAGTTTTAAAAGTCCTCGTGACAGTAAACTATATGCAATGAGTTTAAATGAAGAGAATTttgaaaatgatataaaaattgaACAGTATATAAAGAATCTTCCGTTTAGATATAATTTAGATTTTACAGATTTTTTATGGGAATTGCTCATCC agaattcgaattattttgagaTGACAGAATGCATTCATACCGTACTCAAAGAAATTCTAATTAACGACCGTTTGGTGCAG GTAAATTCTAAAAATCCAACGAGATTCGCTAAAATTATCTCTGGCACACatcaaaaattaatttcacatttACTATCAGGTAGTTTACCGTTAGAATACGCAATAGACATAGGCTTTGAAAAAATGTGTAGCGACTACGTATATGTTCTGACGAGTGCAAGATTCAGCGAGCTGCGTGATATCCAACAGAAATTAGAGAATGTATCGTCTGGTGAATTTACAGTTGAGTCTTATAG GAGAAAGTTAATACGCATGGCACAAATTCACGTGTGTTTGGAATTCATGTTActattacaagaaaatttagaaTGTCCAACTGACGACCTAAGATCTATATTTCTGTCCGTTTTCAAACAATATGTTTGCAAAGATTCGCCTATACAAAATTATCATGACCTACATGAAAACACGATTTACAATTTAACTGTTCCGCTTCCTACTGCAGTAATTCATACTTTGAATAAGGA AGTTCTTACCACACGGAGAATTTTACTGTCGTCTGAATCCAAGTTATCAAGACTAACGACTGTTAAATATTATAGTCGATTGCCCATATTTCCAACGAGAATATATCCGTTAG ACGATCCGAGTGTAACAGAGGAAGCATATTATGTTACGAGTGCTACTTGCTCGTCcaataaatacaaatga
- the Ceng1a gene encoding centaurin gamma 1A isoform X2 codes for MKMTSEQSGHDHSLAIRQEIQRFESVHPSIYAIYDLIDLISDTHIAKQIREHVVAIEDSFVNSHEWTLARDVPELHLGIIGSSDSGKSALVHRYLTGSFMHEESPEGGRFKKEVFINDQSYLLLIRDEGGVPESQFSAWIDALLLVFSLESEESFSIVCSFYNRMCSFRNMSEVPKILVGVQDSINDSNPRVIKDVRPRKLACDLRCPYYETCAMYGLNVERVFQDVCQKIIQRISAKHYRCNGQPTADNEIKYPVPMIAKNVQLLAKDMEATNSSKTSDKDDDSRSLHSSSTQNDSGAISDNFHNVQNQHGDLKSSILTPTTIRKFRRKSNIFTPSKKEKYNMGEMGVGREIPVKQGYLFKRSSKSLKEWKKKYVTLLEDGRLTYHSSLHDYMNDTNGKEILLQYVTVKVPGKTPKGSKSSNAQEDSFEFSIISLENKTWHFEANNAEDRDSWISAIEQQILSSLQNSDGDKKNETEAFKMHCIKNKVSGNEACVDCGAPNPDWASLNLGVLVCIECSGIHRNLGSHISKVRSLDLDDWSAGQLSVMLALGNDIANSVWEYCLNGKQKPNSDSPREEKEQWIRWKYEDKVFLPPINPNISLGKLLIDSVCRGDMRAFTLCLARCSCEDINMSVSVEDLRTPLHLACATGNLAMAQLLIWHKANPHNLDHEGRTCMSYVRALERTLDNSSDSMEMQKLLEVLEQASVSGVDDVETSQY; via the exons ATGAAAATGACAAGTGAGCAGAGCGGGCACGATCATTCCCTTGCGATTAGACAAGAAATACAACGTTTCGAAAGCGTTCATCCGTCGATATATGCTATTTACGACTTAATAGACCTCATATCTGACACACACATTGCAAAGCAGATCCGCGAACATGTTGTCGCAATCGAAG ATTCCTTCGTGAATAGTCACGAGTGGACATTGGCTAGAGATGTTCCGGAATTACATTTAGGGATCATTGGTTCGTCCGACTCGGGGAAGTCAGCTTTAGTTCATAGATACCTGACTGGTTCGTTTATGCACGAGGAATCTCCAGAGGGCGGTCGCTTCAAAAAGGAAGTCTTTATCAATGATCAGAGTTATCTCCTATTAATTAGAGATGAGGGTGGAGTACCAGAGTCACAA TTTTCTGCTTGGATAGATGCTTTATTACTCGTGTTTAGTTTAGAGAGCGAGGAAAGTTTCTCTATAGTTTGCAGTTTCTATAATAGAATGTGTTCGTTTCGAAACATGTCAGAGGTACCAAAAATACTTGTAGGGGTACAAg ATTCAATTAATGATTCTAATCCCCGCGTTATAAAAGACGTTAGACCACGAAAATTGGCGTGCGACCTAAGGTGTCCTTATTACGAAACATGTGCTATGTATGGTTTAAACGTTGAGAGGGTTTTTCAAGATG TGTGTCAAAAAATTATACAACGTATATCCGCAAAGCATTATCGATGTAACGGGCAGCCAACGGCGgacaatgaaataaaatatccCGTTCCAATGATTGCCAAGAATGTACAGCTTCTTGCCAAAGACATGGAAGCGACAAATTCATCAAAA ACATCTGACAAAGACGACGATTCCCGATCTCTTCATAGTAGTTCTACTCAAAATGATTCTGGAGCAATAAGTGATAATTTTCATAATGTGCAGAACCAGCACGGTGATCTTAAATCCTCAATTTTAACTCCAACTACTATCAG gaaatttaggAGAAAATCTAATATCTTTACCCCGTcaaagaaagaaaagtacaATATGGGTGAAATGGGTGTCGGTAGAGAAATACCAGTGAAACAAGGATACTTATTTAAACGCAGTAGTAAATCTTTAAAGGAATGGAAAAAGAAATATGTTACATTACTGGAAGATGGTCGTTTAACTTATCATTCCAGCTTACAC GATTATATGAACGATACTAATggtaaagaaatattattacaatatgTAACCGTAAAAGTGCCTGGAAAGACGCCTAAGGGTTCTAAATCATCCAATGCTCAAG aggatagttttgaattttctattatttcgtTAGAAAATAAGACATGGCATTTCGAAGCAAATAATGCCGAAGATAGGGACAGTTGGATCTCTGCCATAGAGCAACAGATTTTGTCAAGTTTACAGAATAGTGACGGCGATAAAAAGAACGAAACTGAAGCTTTTAAAATgcattgtataaaaaataaagtatcAGGAAATGAAGCGTGCGTTGACTGTGGTGCACCTA ATCCAGATTGGGCTAGTCTAAACCTAGGTGTGTTAGTATGCATCGAATGCTCAGGAATACACAGAAATCTAGGTTCACACATATCGAAAGTTAGATCACTGGATTTAGACGATTGGTC CGCAGGTCAATTGAGTGTAATGTTAGCCCTTGGTAATGACATAGCGAATAGTGTTTGGGAATATTGTTTGAACGGGAAGCAAAAGCCAAATTCAGATTCTCCTAGAGAAGAGAAGGAGCAGTGGATCAGATGGAAATACGAGGATAAAGTCTTTCTACCTCCAATTAACCCAAACATTTCTTTAGGGAAATTGCTTATTGATTCAGTTTGCCG GGGTGATATGAGAGCATTTACATTGTGCTTGGCCAGATGTAGTTGCGAAGACATTAACATGTCTGTCAGTGTGGAAGATTTAAGGACACCTCTCCATTTGGCTTGTGCCACCGGGAATTTAGCTATGGCACAACTTCTAATATGG CATAAAGCAAATCCACACAATTTAGACCACGAAGGACGTACGTGTATGTCATATGTACGGGCACTTGAAAGAACGCTTGACAATTCATCGGATTCTATGGAAATGCAGAAGCTTCTCGAAGTACTTGAACAAGCTAGCGTTTCTGGTGTAGATGACGTAGAGACGTCTCAGTATTAA
- the LOC143371830 gene encoding leucine-rich repeat protein soc-2 homolog, producing the protein MKKSSKYWTGVGNISTVCLSEVKRDREDLEDSLPTLYMKEQDIPEYLEGCGLTTCTAGDMPEDVDVLRDGKEHTKEKKLSSASIAGPDTKKTVTVKHPESNKPKPTTKKGKPIQADLDVSKEFTRCREECVKRLDLSKSSITNLPNTVRDLTHLVEFYLYGNKLVTLPPEIGCLANLETLALSENSLTSLPDTLENLKSLRVLDLRHNKLSEIPDVVYKLTNLTTLFLRFNRVRYVSDNIRNLTSLTMLSLRENKIRKLPAGIGKLVNLITFDVSHNHLEHLPEEIGNCDQLSTLDLQHNELLDIPDTIGNLVSLTRLGLRYNRLTNIPKSLANCKLMDEFSVEGNQVSQLPDGLLASLSDLTTITLSRNAFTSYPSGGPAQFTNVYSINLEHNKIDKIPYGIFSRAKNLTKLNMKENQLTALPLDIGTWVNMVELNLGTNQLMKIPDDIQCLQNLEILILSNNLLKRIPASIANLRKLRVLDLEENRIESLPNEIGFLRDLQKLILQSNQVISLPRAIGHLTNLTYLSVGENNLNYLPEEIGTLENLDSLYVNDNANLHNLPFELALCTNLSIMSIENCPLSQIPAEIVAGGPSLVIQFLKMQGPYRSM; encoded by the coding sequence ATGAAAAAGTCGAGCAAATACTGGACAGGTGTGGGTAACATTTCAACGGTGTGTTTGTCGGAGGTGAAGAGGGACCGCGAAGACCTCGAAGACAGTCTTCCGACCCTTTACATGAAGGAACAGGATATACCTGAGTATCTGGAAGGCTGCGGTCTAACCACCTGTACAGCCGGCGACATGCCTGAGGACGTGGACGTCCTGCGGGACGGCAAAGAGCACACGAAGGAGAAGAAATTGTCGTCGGCGTCCATAGCTGGCCCGGACACCAAGAAGACGGTAACTGTCAAGCATCCAGAGTCGAATAAACCGAAACCGACCACGAAGAAAGGGAAACCGATACAAGCCGACTTAGACGTCTCCAAGGAGTTCACGAGATGCAGAGAGGAGTGCGTGAAGCGGCTGGATCTGAGTAAATCCAGCATCACCAATCTGCCGAACACGGTACGAGACCTGACGCATTTAGTGGAGTTTTACCTCTATGGTAACAAGCTCGTCACATTACCGCCGGAAATAGGCTGCCTCGCGAATTTAGAGACACTGGCCCTGAGCGAGAATTCTCTTACCAGCCTGCCAGACACGTTGGAGAATCTGAAGTCGCTGAGAGTCCTCGACCTGAGGCATAACAAGCTCAGCGAGATACCCGATGTTGTTTACAAGTTGACGAATCTTACCACTCTATTCTTGCGCTTCAATCGTGTCAGATATGTGAGCGACAACATAAGGAACTTGACGAGCTTGACGATGCTAAGCTTGAGGGAGAACAAGATCAGGAAACTTCCCGCTGGTATCGGCAAGTTGGTCAATCTGATAACGTTCGACGTGTCTCATAATCACCTGGAGCATTTACCCGAAGAGATTGGAAATTGCGACCAACTGTCCACGCTTGATCTGCAACACAACGAGCTTCTGGATATTCCAGATACAATTGGGAATCTGGTATCCTTAACGAGATTAGGACTTAGATACAACAGATTAACCAATATCCCCAAGTCGCTGGCGAATTGTAAATTAATGGACGAGTTTAGCGTGGAAGGTAATCAAGTGTCTCAGTTACCGGACGGATTGCTCGCGAGCCTCTCCGACTTGACAACAATCACATTGTCTAGGAATGCTTTCACCTCGTATCCGTCGGGGGGACCAGCTCAGTTTACCAACGTTTATTCCATCAATCTAGAACACAACAAGATCGATAAAATACCCTACGGCATTTTCTCTAGAGCGAAGAATCTGACGAAATTAAATATGAAGGAGAATCAGCTGACCGCTTTGCCATTAGATATCGGTACATGGGTTAATATGGTCGAATTAAATTTGGGCACCAATCAGCTTATGAAAATCCCAGATGACATTCAATGCCTTCAGAATTTAGAAATCTTAATACTTTCTAATAATCTGTTGAAACGGATTCCTGCCAGCATAGCGAACTTACGCAAGCTCAGAGTTTTAGATCTCGAGGAGAATAGAATCGAGTCCTTACCCAATGAAATCGGTTTCCTAAGAGACTTGCAAAAGTTAATTTTGCAATCTAATCaagtaatttctttaccaaGAGCTATCGGCCATCTGACGAATTTAACATACTTAAGCGTAGGAGAAAATAATCTTAACTATCTACCCGAAGAGATTGGCACCTTAGAAAATTTAGATTCTCTCTACGTAAACGATAACGCGAACTTGCACAATTTACCATTCGAATTGGCTTTGTGCACAAATCTCAGTATAATGTCAATTGAAAATTGTCCACTTTCCCAAATCCCGGCAGAAATAGTCGCGGGAGGCCCTTCTCTAGtaattcagtttttaaaaatgcaaGGACCTTATCGATCCATGTAA
- the Ceng1a gene encoding centaurin gamma 1A isoform X3: MKMTSEQSGHDHSLAIRQEIQRFESVHPSIYAIYDLIDLISDTHIAKQIREHVVAIEDSFVNSHEWTLARDVPELHLGIIGSSDSGKSALVHRYLTGSFMHEESPEGGRFKKEVFINDQSYLLLIRDEGGVPESQFSAWIDALLLVFSLESEESFSIVCSFYNRMCSFRNMSEVPKILVGVQDSINDSNPRVIKDVRPRKLACDLRCPYYETCAMYGLNVERVFQDVCQKIIQRISAKHYRCNGQPTADNEIKYPVPMIAKNVQLLAKDMEATNSSKVNTSDKDDDSRSLHSSSTQNDSGAISDNFHNVQNQHGDLKSSILTPTTIRKFRRKSNIFTPSKKEKYNMGEMGVGREIPVKQGYLFKRSSKSLKEWKKKYVTLLEDGRLTYHSSLHDYMNDTNGKEILLQYVTVKVPGKTPKGSKSSNAQEDSFEFSIISLENKTWHFEANNAEDRDSWISAIEQQILSSLQNSDGDKKNETEAFKMHCIKNKVSGNEACVDCGAPNPDWASLNLGVLVCIECSGIHRNLGSHISKVRSLDLDDWSSIECNVSPW, translated from the exons ATGAAAATGACAAGTGAGCAGAGCGGGCACGATCATTCCCTTGCGATTAGACAAGAAATACAACGTTTCGAAAGCGTTCATCCGTCGATATATGCTATTTACGACTTAATAGACCTCATATCTGACACACACATTGCAAAGCAGATCCGCGAACATGTTGTCGCAATCGAAG ATTCCTTCGTGAATAGTCACGAGTGGACATTGGCTAGAGATGTTCCGGAATTACATTTAGGGATCATTGGTTCGTCCGACTCGGGGAAGTCAGCTTTAGTTCATAGATACCTGACTGGTTCGTTTATGCACGAGGAATCTCCAGAGGGCGGTCGCTTCAAAAAGGAAGTCTTTATCAATGATCAGAGTTATCTCCTATTAATTAGAGATGAGGGTGGAGTACCAGAGTCACAA TTTTCTGCTTGGATAGATGCTTTATTACTCGTGTTTAGTTTAGAGAGCGAGGAAAGTTTCTCTATAGTTTGCAGTTTCTATAATAGAATGTGTTCGTTTCGAAACATGTCAGAGGTACCAAAAATACTTGTAGGGGTACAAg ATTCAATTAATGATTCTAATCCCCGCGTTATAAAAGACGTTAGACCACGAAAATTGGCGTGCGACCTAAGGTGTCCTTATTACGAAACATGTGCTATGTATGGTTTAAACGTTGAGAGGGTTTTTCAAGATG TGTGTCAAAAAATTATACAACGTATATCCGCAAAGCATTATCGATGTAACGGGCAGCCAACGGCGgacaatgaaataaaatatccCGTTCCAATGATTGCCAAGAATGTACAGCTTCTTGCCAAAGACATGGAAGCGACAAATTCATCAAAAGTAAAT ACATCTGACAAAGACGACGATTCCCGATCTCTTCATAGTAGTTCTACTCAAAATGATTCTGGAGCAATAAGTGATAATTTTCATAATGTGCAGAACCAGCACGGTGATCTTAAATCCTCAATTTTAACTCCAACTACTATCAG gaaatttaggAGAAAATCTAATATCTTTACCCCGTcaaagaaagaaaagtacaATATGGGTGAAATGGGTGTCGGTAGAGAAATACCAGTGAAACAAGGATACTTATTTAAACGCAGTAGTAAATCTTTAAAGGAATGGAAAAAGAAATATGTTACATTACTGGAAGATGGTCGTTTAACTTATCATTCCAGCTTACAC GATTATATGAACGATACTAATggtaaagaaatattattacaatatgTAACCGTAAAAGTGCCTGGAAAGACGCCTAAGGGTTCTAAATCATCCAATGCTCAAG aggatagttttgaattttctattatttcgtTAGAAAATAAGACATGGCATTTCGAAGCAAATAATGCCGAAGATAGGGACAGTTGGATCTCTGCCATAGAGCAACAGATTTTGTCAAGTTTACAGAATAGTGACGGCGATAAAAAGAACGAAACTGAAGCTTTTAAAATgcattgtataaaaaataaagtatcAGGAAATGAAGCGTGCGTTGACTGTGGTGCACCTA ATCCAGATTGGGCTAGTCTAAACCTAGGTGTGTTAGTATGCATCGAATGCTCAGGAATACACAGAAATCTAGGTTCACACATATCGAAAGTTAGATCACTGGATTTAGACGATTGGTC GTCAATTGAGTGTAATGTTAGCCCTTGGTAA